A single window of Eucalyptus grandis isolate ANBG69807.140 chromosome 1, ASM1654582v1, whole genome shotgun sequence DNA harbors:
- the LOC104443721 gene encoding cysteine proteinase inhibitor has product MKLNRFCVALALVAAVLCASSEVGLCGEGQIIRMKPGGVHNCKGSQNSAQIEGLARFAVEEHNKNENALLEFARVLKAKEQVVAGTLYHLTLEAVDAGKKKIYEAKVWVKPWMNFKQLQEFKYAEDVPASKASGLGVKRGH; this is encoded by the exons ATGAAGCTCAACAGGTTCTGCGTCGCCTTGGCGCTTGTGGCGGCGGTCCTGTGCGCGTCGAGCGAGGTGGGTCTGTGCGGAGAAGGCCAGATCATAAGGATGAAGCCCGGCGGGGTCCACAACTGCAAGGGTAGCCAGAACAGCGCCCAGATCGAGGGCCTTGCTCGTTTCGCTGTCGAGGAGCACAATAAAAATGAG AATGCGCTTCTCGAGTTTGCTCGTGTGTTGAAGGCCAAAGAGCAGGTAGTTGCCGGGACTTTGTACCATCTTACCCTTGAGGCTGTTGATGCCGGCAAGAAGAAGATCTATGAAGCGAAAGTGTGGGTGAAGCCGTGGATGAACTTCAAGCAGCTGCAGGAGTTCAAGTATGCTGAGGACGTGCCTGCCTCCAAGGCTTCTGGCCTCGGCGTTAAGCGAG GTCACTGA